The proteins below are encoded in one region of Campylobacter helveticus:
- a CDS encoding rhomboid family intramembrane serine protease, translated as MITWTLIILNTLIFILQHWFFNTEIFGLYFSLNLLFFKENFFWQLLSSMFLHGNFTHLALNMIVLFQFGRILENYIGSVKFAFLYFVGGLVTSLLSAFYLLFAFEFLGQNIFLVGASGAICVLMGFYAFLDRNSTKGLIVAILLMSFLPLFMGVNVAWYGHIFGFISGYVLAFLRSR; from the coding sequence GTGATAACTTGGACTTTGATTATTTTAAATACCTTGATTTTTATTTTGCAACATTGGTTTTTTAATACTGAAATTTTTGGCTTGTATTTTTCTCTTAATCTTTTATTTTTTAAAGAAAACTTTTTTTGGCAGCTTTTAAGCTCTATGTTTTTACACGGAAATTTTACACATCTTGCGTTAAATATGATAGTGCTTTTCCAGTTTGGTAGGATTTTGGAAAATTATATAGGAAGTGTGAAATTTGCTTTTCTTTATTTTGTTGGAGGGCTTGTAACATCGCTTTTGAGTGCTTTTTATCTACTTTTTGCTTTTGAGTTTTTGGGGCAAAATATTTTTTTAGTAGGGGCGAGTGGTGCGATTTGTGTTTTGATGGGTTTTTATGCTTTTTTGGATAGAAATAGCACAAAAGGGCTTATAGTGGCTATTTTATTGATGAGTTTTTTACCTTTATTTATGGGGGTTAATGTGGCTTGGTATGGGCATATTTTTGGTTTTATTAGCGGTTATGTTTT
- a CDS encoding PepSY-like domain-containing protein translates to MKFLTLIFIFFLSLKADVILSPQSLPNNIKDFLQKNFKAQIGLAQRDDNTYEIALSDGTELEFDIMGEWKEIEARGTTISYEVLPPNIASILKNEFKNTTIKELERKINYYKVKFYNNLEVIIDFNGAILRREFDD, encoded by the coding sequence ATGAAATTTTTAACTCTTATTTTCATATTTTTTTTAAGTTTAAAAGCCGATGTGATACTTTCTCCACAATCTTTACCAAATAATATTAAAGATTTTTTGCAAAAGAATTTCAAAGCCCAAATAGGACTAGCTCAAAGAGATGATAACACTTATGAAATCGCACTAAGTGATGGCACAGAGCTTGAATTTGACATAATGGGCGAATGGAAAGAAATTGAAGCAAGAGGCACGACGATAAGTTACGAAGTCTTACCTCCAAATATCGCAAGCATTTTAAAAAATGAATTTAAAAACACAACAATCAAAGAATTAGAACGCAAAATAAACTATTACAAAGTAAAATTCTACAACAATCTTGAAGTCATCATAGATTTTAATGGAGCAATTTTAAGACGCGAGTTTGATGACTAA
- a CDS encoding 3-methyladenine DNA glycosylase produces the protein MNSAEIFKKLLSFDLKWQDFDWLCDRGLSEFEILISVILTQNTNWNNVLKALQNCKKAQISSLNQVANLENEVLAALIKPSGFYNTKAKRLKGLVDAILKDFENLENFKKNVSREWLLSIKGLGYESVDGILNYLCKREILVVDNYTYRLALNLGYELEDYEDLREFFQNGIEQEEQNLCQILGRKCELYELYQIYHALIVAFGKSAFKGKRLNEQGENWIKQLKIL, from the coding sequence ATGAACTCAGCGGAAATTTTTAAAAAACTTTTAAGTTTTGATTTAAAATGGCAGGATTTTGATTGGCTTTGTGATAGAGGTTTGAGTGAATTTGAGATTTTGATTTCTGTGATTTTGACGCAAAATACAAATTGGAACAATGTCTTAAAAGCTTTGCAAAACTGCAAAAAAGCTCAAATTTCAAGCTTAAATCAAGTCGCAAATTTGGAAAATGAAGTTTTAGCCGCGCTTATAAAGCCAAGTGGTTTTTATAATACTAAGGCAAAGAGGCTTAAAGGCTTGGTGGACGCTATTTTGAAAGATTTTGAAAATCTTGAAAATTTTAAGAAAAATGTGAGTAGAGAATGGCTTTTGAGTATAAAAGGGCTTGGGTATGAAAGTGTTGATGGGATACTTAATTATCTTTGCAAGAGAGAAATTTTAGTGGTGGATAACTATACTTATCGTTTGGCTCTAAATTTGGGCTACGAGTTGGAAGATTATGAGGATTTAAGGGAATTTTTTCAAAATGGTATCGAGCAAGAAGAGCAGAATTTATGTCAAATTTTAGGGCGTAAATGTGAGCTTTATGAGCTTTATCAAATTTATCACGCTTTAATTGTCGCTTTTGGTAAGTCAGCTTTTAAAGGCAAGAGGCTTAATGAGCAAGGTGAAAATTGGATAAAGCAGTTAAAAATACTTTAG
- a CDS encoding DEAD/DEAH box helicase, which yields MQASFFEYLKKGNFCELLLCENEKEADALSQVSAFFEIKTFVLPDFRAEFGDDLRAFSKELFELCRVLNAYHKENSKKILISPLASVLKKLPSKRHLRGFILDKTKPLNLEELKDEFLRLGYEFVDMVQDKGELSLRGEVLDIFCINEEKPVRILFFGEEIESIRYFDLETQKSIPSELEKLEICPFLAYFSKSAYEEFEEKLESFDSKALIKDINSLGFWCVNDFEDYLKLDLRSIKKFDETFGENLEFINEKVLPEASVYKDLQSIYNKDFFALHQNKKIIILAQNEALFRQLELDMQNVFFRQSTLRLNVISGDEIILSLNKKDRKKQKRKANLILDELKVGDFIVHEDYGVGKFLGLEMLNVSGAKKEFVALSYQNNDKLLLPVENLYMIDKYLGVGGGIPLLDRLGKSTFVKLKEKLKTKLLALASQIIAMAAKRALVKPKELKIDFEAQADFVQKAGFSYTEDQIKACEEILEDFKSAKVMDRLLSGDVGFGKTEVAMNAIFPVLRSGFSVFFFVPTTLLSHQHYQSLKKRFDEFNLSVFKLDRFTSAKEKKHLLEELKKNTPCVVVGTHALLSVECENVALVIIDEEHKFGVKQKEKLKEFSQNSHLLSMSATPIPRSLNQALSSIKSYSILQTPPEDRLDVRSFVRESEDALLKEAILRELRRGGQIFYIHNHIASILQCEKHLKTLFKDLRILILHSKIDAKTTEEEMLKFENKEYDLLLCTSIVESGIDLPNVNTIIIEKSERFGMADLHQLRGRVGRGNRQGYCYFLVEDKENLSESALKRLVSLESNSFLGAGSLLAYHDLEIRGGGNLLGLDQSGHIEQIGYSLYLRMLEDELNALSKNESVSEDKLDLKLSINAFLNPELINEDSLRLELYRRLSKCEDSAKLYEIEAEIEDRFGKLDVYTKQFLALIRIKILATGKFKAISNYLQNIQFTKLNDEKEVIKAKSKDEDDILEAILVHLRKMSA from the coding sequence ATGCAAGCGTCTTTTTTTGAATATCTCAAAAAAGGCAATTTTTGCGAGTTGTTGCTCTGTGAAAATGAGAAAGAGGCGGATGCTCTTTCTCAGGTGAGTGCATTTTTTGAGATAAAAACTTTCGTTTTGCCAGATTTTAGGGCGGAATTTGGCGATGATTTACGCGCTTTTTCTAAAGAGCTTTTTGAGCTTTGTAGAGTTTTAAACGCCTATCATAAAGAAAATTCTAAAAAAATTCTTATTTCTCCCTTAGCGAGTGTTCTCAAAAAACTTCCGTCAAAAAGACATTTACGGGGCTTTATCCTTGATAAAACTAAACCTTTAAATTTGGAAGAGTTAAAAGATGAGTTTTTAAGGCTTGGTTATGAGTTTGTCGATATGGTGCAAGATAAAGGTGAGCTTTCTTTAAGGGGAGAGGTGCTGGATATTTTTTGCATTAATGAAGAAAAACCCGTGCGAATTTTGTTTTTTGGTGAGGAAATTGAAAGCATTAGGTATTTTGACTTAGAGACACAAAAATCTATCCCAAGTGAGCTTGAAAAGCTTGAAATTTGCCCCTTTTTGGCATATTTTTCTAAAAGTGCTTATGAGGAATTTGAAGAAAAGCTAGAAAGCTTTGATAGTAAGGCTTTGATTAAAGATATTAATTCTTTAGGCTTTTGGTGTGTGAATGATTTTGAGGATTATTTAAAACTTGACCTTAGAAGTATAAAGAAATTTGATGAGACTTTTGGTGAGAATTTAGAATTTATTAATGAAAAAGTTTTACCAGAAGCAAGTGTATATAAGGATTTGCAAAGCATTTATAATAAAGATTTTTTCGCCCTACATCAAAATAAAAAAATAATTATTTTAGCCCAAAACGAAGCTCTTTTTAGACAGCTTGAGCTAGATATGCAAAATGTTTTCTTTAGGCAAAGTACATTAAGACTTAATGTAATTAGTGGCGATGAGATTATATTATCTTTAAATAAAAAAGATAGAAAAAAGCAAAAACGCAAAGCAAATTTGATTTTAGATGAGCTTAAGGTTGGTGATTTTATCGTGCATGAGGATTATGGGGTGGGGAAATTTTTAGGGCTTGAGATGCTAAATGTTTCGGGGGCTAAAAAGGAATTTGTTGCTCTTTCTTATCAAAATAATGATAAATTGCTTTTGCCTGTGGAAAATCTTTATATGATTGATAAATATTTGGGCGTTGGCGGAGGTATTCCTTTGCTTGATAGGCTGGGAAAAAGCACTTTTGTCAAACTAAAGGAAAAGCTTAAAACGAAGCTTTTGGCTCTTGCTTCGCAAATTATTGCTATGGCGGCAAAAAGGGCATTGGTTAAGCCAAAAGAGCTTAAGATTGACTTTGAGGCACAAGCGGATTTTGTGCAAAAAGCGGGATTTTCTTATACTGAAGACCAGATTAAGGCTTGTGAGGAAATTTTAGAGGATTTTAAAAGTGCTAAGGTTATGGATAGGCTGTTGAGCGGAGATGTTGGCTTTGGTAAAACAGAAGTCGCTATGAACGCCATTTTCCCAGTTTTAAGAAGTGGTTTTAGTGTCTTTTTCTTTGTGCCAACGACACTTTTATCGCATCAGCATTATCAAAGTCTTAAAAAGCGTTTTGATGAGTTTAATCTCAGTGTTTTTAAGCTTGACCGCTTTACTAGTGCTAAAGAAAAAAAGCATTTGCTTGAAGAGCTTAAGAAAAATACGCCTTGCGTGGTTGTAGGCACACACGCACTTTTAAGCGTGGAGTGTGAAAATGTCGCTTTAGTTATCATTGATGAAGAGCATAAATTTGGCGTAAAACAAAAGGAAAAACTAAAAGAATTTTCGCAAAATTCACATCTTCTTTCAATGTCTGCCACGCCGATACCAAGAAGTTTAAATCAAGCTTTAAGCTCCATTAAATCTTATAGCATTTTACAAACCCCACCTGAAGATAGGCTAGATGTGAGAAGCTTTGTGAGAGAAAGCGAGGATGCTTTACTTAAAGAGGCTATTTTAAGAGAGCTTAGAAGGGGTGGGCAAATTTTTTATATCCATAATCATATCGCAAGTATTTTGCAGTGCGAAAAGCATCTAAAAACTCTTTTTAAAGATTTGAGAATTCTTATTTTACATTCTAAAATTGACGCTAAAACCACAGAGGAAGAAATGCTAAAATTTGAAAATAAAGAGTATGATTTGCTTTTATGCACTTCCATAGTTGAAAGTGGGATTGACCTACCAAATGTTAATACTATCATCATTGAAAAAAGTGAGCGTTTTGGGATGGCGGATTTACACCAGCTTAGAGGTAGGGTTGGTAGAGGTAATAGACAAGGATATTGTTATTTTTTGGTAGAAGATAAAGAAAATTTAAGCGAATCGGCTTTAAAAAGATTGGTCTCTTTGGAGAGCAATTCTTTTCTTGGGGCGGGTTCATTGCTGGCGTATCACGACCTTGAGATAAGGGGTGGGGGGAATTTGTTAGGGCTTGACCAAAGTGGGCATATAGAGCAAATTGGCTATAGTCTCTATCTTAGAATGCTTGAAGATGAGCTTAATGCACTGAGTAAAAATGAAAGTGTGAGTGAAGATAAGCTTGATTTAAAACTTAGTATTAATGCCTTTTTAAATCCTGAATTAATCAACGAAGACAGCCTAAGACTTGAGCTTTACCGTCGCCTTAGTAAATGTGAGGATAGTGCCAAGCTTTATGAGATAGAGGCTGAGATAGAGGATAGATTTGGTAAGCTTGATGTTTATACGAAGCAGTTTTTAGCACTCATTCGTATTAAAATTTTAGCGACTGGGAAATTTAAGGCAATTAGTAATTATTTGCAAAACATACAATTTACCAAATTAAACGATGAAAAAGAAGTGATTAAAGCTAAAAGCAAAGATGAGGATGATATTTTAGAAGCCATTTTGGTGCATTTAAGAAAGATGTCGGCTTAA
- a CDS encoding bactofilin family protein yields MAIFNKGSVSPANPSSETTVISSGAKIEGKFYFASMLHVDGELNGIIHSESIVVIGKNGNLKGELKSDKIVVNGVFEGELEANSLEILAGGYVSGNIVIKEISIESGGRFNGSSKIKEDEPVRMIENTID; encoded by the coding sequence ATGGCAATCTTTAATAAAGGCAGTGTCAGCCCAGCAAATCCAAGCTCGGAAACAACAGTAATTTCATCTGGTGCTAAGATTGAGGGTAAGTTTTATTTCGCTTCTATGCTTCATGTTGATGGGGAATTAAATGGTATCATCCACTCGGAAAGTATCGTTGTCATCGGTAAAAATGGAAATTTAAAAGGCGAATTAAAATCCGATAAAATAGTCGTTAATGGCGTTTTTGAGGGTGAGCTTGAGGCAAATAGCCTTGAAATCTTAGCGGGCGGTTATGTGAGTGGAAATATCGTCATTAAAGAAATTTCCATAGAAAGCGGAGGGCGTTTTAATGGTAGCTCTAAGATTAAGGAAGATGAGCCTGTAAGAATGATAGAAAATACTATCGATTGA